A single window of Solanum dulcamara chromosome 5, daSolDulc1.2, whole genome shotgun sequence DNA harbors:
- the LOC129890024 gene encoding probable LRR receptor-like serine/threonine-protein kinase At1g63430 isoform X1 — translation MRTCVLLQVLVTVGLSLGICDAFPSNEVYALNTFKEAIYEDPLLVLSNWNGLDSDPCGWAGIFCSMAEDHVIKINISGASLKGFLSPNLHLLSSLQELILHGNVLIGTIPKEIGLLKNLKALDLGANQLTGPIPPELGNLTNIMKINLQSNGLTGKLPAELGNLKYLEELRLDRNKLQGLVPANNGSDFTSGVHGMYATGASATGFCRTSQLKVADFSFNFLIGSIPKCLGYLPKSSFQGNCLQHKDPKQRSASLCGGTPPPTSHASTFNNKHQPVDEPRHQASSKPTWLLALEVVTGVMVGSLFIVGLVTGLQKLKNKSSIIPWKKSGSEKDNMTIYVDTGMLKDVVRYSRQELEVACEDFSNIIGSSPDSVVYKGTMKGGPEIAVISLCVKEEHWTAYLELYFQKEVAELSRINHENTGKLLGYCRESSPFTRMLVFEYASNGTLYEHLHYGEGCQLSWTRRMKIVIGIAKGLAYFHSELDPPFTISELNSNSVYLTEDFSPKLVDFESWKSIISRSEKNSGAISSEGAICVLPNTLESRHLDVQGNIYAFGVLLLEIISGRPPYCKDKGCLVDWVSISFHVKISDCEMTFPVQDLNSTFYVQAKEFLEMPEVLSYVVDPELKHFKQEDLKVICEVINLCIHPTTSRRASMKDLCAILESNIDTSITAELKASSLAWAELALSS, via the exons ATGAGAACTTGTGTTTTATTGCAAGTTTTAGTTACTGTTGGACTGTCTCTTGGGATCTGTGATGCTTTTCCATCAAATGAAG TTTATGCTCTCAATACATTCAAGGAAGCTATATATGAAGACCCTCTTCTGGTTTTGTCAAATTGGAATGGTTTAGATTCAGACCCTTGTGGTTGGGCTGGAATCTTTTGTTCTATGGCTGAAGATCATGTCATAAAAAT TAATATTTCTGGCGCTTCGTTGAAGGGTTTTCTTTCACCCAATTTGCATCTACTCTCCTCTTTGCAAGAACT AATTTTGCATGGAAATGTACTGATTGGTACAATTCCTAAGGAGATTGGCCTATTGAAAAACCTGAAGGCCTTGGATTTGGGTGCTAACCAGCTAACAGGACCAATTCCTCCCGAGCTTGGAAATTTGACAAACATTATGAAAAT AAACCTACAATCTAACGGATTAACAGGGAAATTGCCTGCTGAGCTTGGTAATTTGAAATACCTTGAGGAACTTCGGTTGGACAGGAACAAACTCCAAGGGCTAGTGCCTGCTAATAATGGATCAGATTTTACATCCGGTGTACATGGAAT GTATGCCACTGGTGCCAGCGCTACAGGTTTTTGTCGCACATCCCAGCTCAAAGTGGCTGATTTCTCATTCAACTTTCTTATTGGAAGCATTCCAAAGTGTTTGGGTTACCTTCCAAA ATCTAGCTTTCAAGGAAACTGCCTTCAACACAAAGATCCGAAGCAGCGCTCTGCTTCTCTATGTG GTGGCACTCCGCCTCCCACTAGCCATGCATCAACATTCAATAATAAGCACCAGCCTGTTGATGAACCGAGACATCAGGCTTCTTCCAAGCCCACTTGGCTTTTGGCTTTAGAAGTGGTAACAGGAGTTATGGTGGGTTCTCTTTTCATTGTAGGTCTTGTGACTGGCCTTCAGAAGCTTAAGAACAAATCCTCCATTATACCTTGGAAGAAATCGGGAAGTGAGAAAGATAATATGACGATTTATGTTG ATACTGGTATGCTGAAAGATGTCGTAAGATACAGCAGACAAGAACTTGAGGTAGCTTGTGAAGATTTCAGCAACATCATTGGATCATCACCAGATAGCGTAGTTTACAAAGGAACCATGAAAGGTGGACCTGAAATCGCTGTAATATCTCTTTGCGTCAAAGAAGAGCACTGGACAGCCTATCTAGAACTTTATTTTCAGAAAGAG GTGGCAGAATTGTCCAGAATAAATCACGAGAACACTGGGAAACTTCTAGGCTATTGCAGAGAGAGTAGTCCCTTTACGAGGATGTTGGTGTTTGAATATGCATCTAATGGAACATTATATGAACACCTTCATT ATGGAGAAGGATGCCAACTATCTTGGACACGCCGGATGAAAATAGTTATTGGCATTGCCAAGGGACTGGCATATTTCCATTCAGAACTTGACCCCCCATTTACTATATCAGAACTGAATTCAAATTCTGTATATCTCACAGAAGATTTTTCTCCCAAG CTTGTTGATTTCGAAAGTTGGAAGTCAATAATTTCCAGATCAGAAAAGAATTCGGGTGCTATCAGTAGTGAAGGAGCAATATGTGTCCTTCCAAATACTCTAGAGAGCCGTCATCTTGATGTCCAGGGTAACATTTATGCATTTGGAGTACTGCTACTGGAAATAATCAGTGGGAGACCTCCATATTGCAAAGACAAAGGGTGCTTAGTAGATTGGGTAAGCATTTCTTTTCATGTGAAAATTTCCGACTGTGAAATGACTTTCCCGGTGCAGGACCTGAATTCGACCTTTTACGTGCAGGCTAAGGAATTTCTTGAAATGCCGGAGGTATTATCATACGTTGTGGACCCCGAATTGAAACATTTCAAACAGGAAGATCTCAAAGTGATTTGTGAGGTGATCAACCTTTGCATCCACCCGACTACGAGTAGGAGGGCTTCCATGAAGGACTTGTGTGCTATTCTGGAGAGCAACATTGACACTTCCATCACTGCAGAGCTCAAGGCGTCTTCTTTGGCGTGGGCCGAGCTTGCACTTTCATCCTAA
- the LOC129890024 gene encoding probable LRR receptor-like serine/threonine-protein kinase At1g63430 isoform X2 — translation MRTCVLLQVLVTVGLSLGICDAFPSNEVYALNTFKEAIYEDPLLVLSNWNGLDSDPCGWAGIFCSMAEDHVIKINISGASLKGFLSPNLHLLSSLQELILHGNVLIGTIPKEIGLLKNLKALDLGANQLTGPIPPELGNLTNIMKINLQSNGLTGKLPAELGNLKYLEELRLDRNKLQGLVPANNGSDFTSGVHGMYATGASATGFCRTSQLKVADFSFNFLIGSIPKCLGYLPKSSFQGNCLQHKDPKQRSASLCGGTPPPTSHASTFNNKHQPVDEPRHQASSKPTWLLALEVVTGVMVGSLFIVGLVTGLQKLKNKSSIIPWKKSGSEKDNMTIYVDTGMLKDVVRYSRQELEVACEDFSNIIGSSPDSVVYKGTMKGGPEIAVISLCVKEEHWTAYLELYFQKEVAELSRINHENTGKLLGYCRESSPFTRMLVFEYASNGTLYEHLHYGEGCQLSWTRRMKIVIGIAKGLAYFHSELDPPFTISELNSNSVYLTEDFSPKLVDFESWKSIISRSEKNSGAISSEGAICVLPNTLESRHLDVQGNIYAFGVLLLEIISGRPPYCKDKGCLVDWAKEFLEMPEVLSYVVDPELKHFKQEDLKVICEVINLCIHPTTSRRASMKDLCAILESNIDTSITAELKASSLAWAELALSS, via the exons ATGAGAACTTGTGTTTTATTGCAAGTTTTAGTTACTGTTGGACTGTCTCTTGGGATCTGTGATGCTTTTCCATCAAATGAAG TTTATGCTCTCAATACATTCAAGGAAGCTATATATGAAGACCCTCTTCTGGTTTTGTCAAATTGGAATGGTTTAGATTCAGACCCTTGTGGTTGGGCTGGAATCTTTTGTTCTATGGCTGAAGATCATGTCATAAAAAT TAATATTTCTGGCGCTTCGTTGAAGGGTTTTCTTTCACCCAATTTGCATCTACTCTCCTCTTTGCAAGAACT AATTTTGCATGGAAATGTACTGATTGGTACAATTCCTAAGGAGATTGGCCTATTGAAAAACCTGAAGGCCTTGGATTTGGGTGCTAACCAGCTAACAGGACCAATTCCTCCCGAGCTTGGAAATTTGACAAACATTATGAAAAT AAACCTACAATCTAACGGATTAACAGGGAAATTGCCTGCTGAGCTTGGTAATTTGAAATACCTTGAGGAACTTCGGTTGGACAGGAACAAACTCCAAGGGCTAGTGCCTGCTAATAATGGATCAGATTTTACATCCGGTGTACATGGAAT GTATGCCACTGGTGCCAGCGCTACAGGTTTTTGTCGCACATCCCAGCTCAAAGTGGCTGATTTCTCATTCAACTTTCTTATTGGAAGCATTCCAAAGTGTTTGGGTTACCTTCCAAA ATCTAGCTTTCAAGGAAACTGCCTTCAACACAAAGATCCGAAGCAGCGCTCTGCTTCTCTATGTG GTGGCACTCCGCCTCCCACTAGCCATGCATCAACATTCAATAATAAGCACCAGCCTGTTGATGAACCGAGACATCAGGCTTCTTCCAAGCCCACTTGGCTTTTGGCTTTAGAAGTGGTAACAGGAGTTATGGTGGGTTCTCTTTTCATTGTAGGTCTTGTGACTGGCCTTCAGAAGCTTAAGAACAAATCCTCCATTATACCTTGGAAGAAATCGGGAAGTGAGAAAGATAATATGACGATTTATGTTG ATACTGGTATGCTGAAAGATGTCGTAAGATACAGCAGACAAGAACTTGAGGTAGCTTGTGAAGATTTCAGCAACATCATTGGATCATCACCAGATAGCGTAGTTTACAAAGGAACCATGAAAGGTGGACCTGAAATCGCTGTAATATCTCTTTGCGTCAAAGAAGAGCACTGGACAGCCTATCTAGAACTTTATTTTCAGAAAGAG GTGGCAGAATTGTCCAGAATAAATCACGAGAACACTGGGAAACTTCTAGGCTATTGCAGAGAGAGTAGTCCCTTTACGAGGATGTTGGTGTTTGAATATGCATCTAATGGAACATTATATGAACACCTTCATT ATGGAGAAGGATGCCAACTATCTTGGACACGCCGGATGAAAATAGTTATTGGCATTGCCAAGGGACTGGCATATTTCCATTCAGAACTTGACCCCCCATTTACTATATCAGAACTGAATTCAAATTCTGTATATCTCACAGAAGATTTTTCTCCCAAG CTTGTTGATTTCGAAAGTTGGAAGTCAATAATTTCCAGATCAGAAAAGAATTCGGGTGCTATCAGTAGTGAAGGAGCAATATGTGTCCTTCCAAATACTCTAGAGAGCCGTCATCTTGATGTCCAGGGTAACATTTATGCATTTGGAGTACTGCTACTGGAAATAATCAGTGGGAGACCTCCATATTGCAAAGACAAAGGGTGCTTAGTAGATTGG GCTAAGGAATTTCTTGAAATGCCGGAGGTATTATCATACGTTGTGGACCCCGAATTGAAACATTTCAAACAGGAAGATCTCAAAGTGATTTGTGAGGTGATCAACCTTTGCATCCACCCGACTACGAGTAGGAGGGCTTCCATGAAGGACTTGTGTGCTATTCTGGAGAGCAACATTGACACTTCCATCACTGCAGAGCTCAAGGCGTCTTCTTTGGCGTGGGCCGAGCTTGCACTTTCATCCTAA